A region from the Hypericibacter adhaerens genome encodes:
- a CDS encoding class I SAM-dependent methyltransferase, producing the protein MSDTDKAFTGSIPALYDRHLGPLIFAPYADDMAQRLAGLKQGRLLEIAAGTGIVTRALDRTLPAPVRIVATDLNQAMLDHAATLTQSRRIEWRQADALSLPFKDDEFDAVICQFGVMFFPDKRKAFAEARRVLKPRCRYVFNVWDRIEENEVAQPVSDAIAACFPEDPPQFARRTPYGYHDAELIHRELVAAGFVEIKSQVVTKRARAASARDPAMGLCQGSPLRNEIMARDPGRLEEATEAATKAVAAKLGPGPIDGKIQAIVFEAMK; encoded by the coding sequence ATGAGCGATACCGACAAGGCTTTCACCGGTTCCATCCCGGCCCTCTATGACCGTCATCTGGGGCCGTTGATCTTCGCGCCCTATGCCGACGACATGGCGCAACGGCTGGCGGGGTTGAAGCAGGGTCGGCTGCTGGAGATCGCCGCCGGCACGGGGATCGTGACCCGCGCGCTCGATCGCACCCTGCCTGCGCCGGTCCGGATCGTTGCCACCGACCTGAACCAGGCCATGCTCGATCACGCGGCAACCCTGACCCAGTCCCGGCGGATCGAGTGGCGCCAGGCCGACGCGCTGTCCCTGCCGTTCAAGGATGACGAGTTCGACGCGGTGATCTGCCAGTTCGGCGTCATGTTCTTCCCCGACAAGCGCAAGGCCTTCGCCGAGGCGCGCCGCGTGCTCAAGCCGCGCTGTCGCTATGTCTTCAATGTCTGGGATCGGATCGAGGAGAACGAGGTGGCGCAGCCGGTATCGGACGCGATCGCGGCCTGCTTCCCGGAGGACCCGCCGCAATTCGCCCGGCGCACGCCCTATGGCTATCATGACGCGGAGCTCATCCATCGCGAGCTGGTGGCTGCAGGCTTCGTCGAGATCAAGTCCCAGGTCGTGACCAAGCGTGCCCGCGCCGCGTCGGCACGCGACCCGGCCATGGGCCTGTGCCAGGGCTCGCCGTTGCGCAACGAGATCATGGCCCGGGATCCCGGGCGGCTCGAGGAGGCGACAGAGGCGGCTACGAAAGCGGTGGCGGCGAAGCTCGGGCCCGGGCCCATCGACGGCAAGATCCAGGCGATCGTCTTCGAAGCGATGAAGTGA
- a CDS encoding DUF1272 domain-containing protein yields the protein MIELRPNCEYCDKDLPPDALDARICTYECTFCADCVERHLANVCPNCGGGFAPRPVRPAQEHRPGLSLAKRPASTRRVHLSYSREEIAAFSRSLRDVPPERR from the coding sequence ATGATCGAGCTTCGGCCCAATTGTGAATATTGCGACAAGGACCTGCCGCCCGACGCGCTCGATGCGCGGATCTGCACCTATGAATGTACCTTCTGCGCGGATTGCGTGGAGCGGCATCTCGCCAATGTCTGCCCGAACTGCGGCGGCGGCTTCGCGCCCCGCCCTGTCCGGCCGGCGCAGGAGCACCGCCCCGGCCTCTCCCTCGCGAAGCGCCCGGCGTCGACCCGGCGCGTCCATCTGAGCTACAGCCGCGAGGAGATCGCGGCCTTCTCGCGGAGCCTGCGCGACGTGCCGCCGGAACGGCGGTGA
- a CDS encoding DUF1345 domain-containing protein: protein MILGVRRHLLHHARFYIAALLGAVIWALLKIHPLELLPPPLPILLAGDAFFTIYLILTLLLTVYEAPGKMRLRASAEDEGFGLIAGMTAVAVALSIGSIFSLLNQGGQVTHIGLWLSVANVPLGWLTLHMALAFHYAHLYYAKTDAPDGKRRDAGGLKFPGSEQPVMWDFLYYSFVVGMTAQVSDVQTLSAEMRRLTLFHGIVSFFFNTVLLALAVNVVVAQAQ, encoded by the coding sequence TTGATCCTCGGAGTCCGGCGCCATCTTCTGCATCACGCCCGGTTCTATATCGCGGCACTGCTCGGCGCCGTCATTTGGGCCCTGCTGAAGATCCACCCGCTCGAGCTGTTGCCGCCGCCTTTGCCGATCCTGTTGGCGGGCGACGCCTTCTTCACGATCTACCTGATCCTGACCCTGCTGCTGACCGTCTACGAGGCGCCGGGCAAGATGCGCCTGCGGGCCAGCGCCGAGGACGAGGGCTTCGGTCTGATCGCCGGGATGACCGCGGTGGCCGTGGCGCTCAGCATCGGCTCGATCTTCAGCTTGCTCAACCAGGGCGGCCAGGTCACCCATATCGGCCTCTGGCTCTCGGTCGCCAATGTGCCGCTCGGCTGGCTGACGCTGCATATGGCGCTGGCCTTCCATTATGCGCATCTCTATTACGCGAAGACCGACGCGCCGGACGGGAAGCGGCGCGACGCGGGCGGGTTGAAGTTCCCCGGCAGCGAGCAGCCGGTCATGTGGGACTTCCTCTATTATTCCTTCGTGGTCGGCATGACGGCGCAGGTCTCGGACGTGCAGACCCTTTCCGCCGAGATGCGGCGGCTGACGCTGTTTCATGGCATCGTGTCGTTCTTCTTCAACACCGTGTTGCTGGCGCTTGCGGTCAATGTCGTGGTGGCGCAAGCTCAATGA
- a CDS encoding GlxA family transcriptional regulator produces MAKTLGRSPSRFLRPRTVALLAVANAQILDVTGPLEVFGSANRCLIEKGLRTVPAYRLHILAERAGPVTMNNGLQLVATRAMRGRKEPIDSLLIAGGSGVREARQDEKLIRWIGQAARSARRVASICSGAFLLAATGLLDGRRATTHWEDCAWLAREFPDIRVEPDRIFVRDGKFYSSGGVTAGMDLALHLVEQDWGRAVAVEVARSLVLFLRRPGGQSQFSPHLAAESGREAIRRAQRHILDHPEADLSVPALAAVAGMSPRNFARAFLADTGTTPAKFVEQARIDAARLRLEQSDAAIESIARGCGFGAPERMRRAFHRHLSIDPSSYRKTFSSTLETRHDRASAQL; encoded by the coding sequence ATGGCAAAGACCCTCGGCCGCTCCCCTTCCCGCTTTCTCCGCCCGCGCACCGTGGCGCTGCTGGCCGTCGCGAACGCGCAGATCCTCGACGTGACCGGCCCGCTCGAGGTCTTCGGCAGTGCCAACCGCTGCCTGATCGAGAAGGGCCTGCGGACCGTCCCCGCCTACCGGCTCCATATCCTCGCCGAGCGCGCGGGGCCGGTGACCATGAACAACGGCCTCCAGCTCGTCGCGACCCGGGCCATGCGCGGCCGGAAGGAGCCGATCGACAGCCTCCTCATCGCCGGCGGCAGCGGGGTCCGGGAGGCGCGGCAGGACGAGAAGCTCATCCGCTGGATCGGCCAGGCGGCGCGATCCGCGCGTCGCGTCGCGTCCATCTGCAGCGGCGCCTTCCTGCTCGCGGCGACCGGGCTCCTGGACGGGCGCCGGGCGACGACCCATTGGGAAGACTGCGCGTGGCTCGCGCGGGAGTTCCCGGACATCCGGGTCGAGCCTGACCGCATCTTCGTCCGCGACGGCAAGTTCTACAGCTCGGGCGGCGTGACCGCCGGCATGGACCTCGCCCTCCATCTGGTCGAGCAGGATTGGGGCCGCGCGGTCGCGGTGGAGGTCGCGCGGAGTCTCGTGCTGTTCCTGCGCCGGCCGGGCGGGCAATCGCAGTTCAGCCCGCATCTGGCCGCCGAGAGCGGCCGCGAGGCGATCCGCCGGGCGCAGCGCCATATCCTCGACCATCCCGAAGCCGATCTCTCGGTACCCGCCCTGGCGGCGGTCGCCGGCATGAGCCCGCGCAACTTCGCCCGGGCCTTCCTCGCCGACACGGGGACGACGCCCGCCAAGTTCGTCGAGCAGGCCCGCATCGACGCGGCGCGCCTGCGTCTCGAGCAGTCGGACGCGGCCATCGAAAGCATCGCGCGCGGCTGCGGCTTCGGCGCGCCGGAACGGATGCGCCGCGCCTTCCACCGCCATCTTTCGATCGATCCTTCGAGCTACCGCAAGACCTTCAGCAGCACCCTGGAAACCCGCCATGATCGAGCTTCGGCCCAATTGTGA